From the Lolium rigidum isolate FL_2022 chromosome 2, APGP_CSIRO_Lrig_0.1, whole genome shotgun sequence genome, one window contains:
- the LOC124688590 gene encoding glycine-rich cell wall structural protein 1.0-like codes for MAATKLATLGFVFLLGVGLANAVRVARYSGSQGIGSGEGRGGGDVDGIGSGSGAGTGSSQSSASSGASSRSGGGGGGGGSSQSSGAGNGRGAGQGSSSSTYSDGISGGGSSSAVGAGRGAGQGKAGGGYGSSGHGYGGGTGSGSSWATNVLGGPTLASANAEGHGGAMGTGENGGSGDGQGLGSGNADAHP; via the coding sequence ATGGCAGCCACTAAACTTGCAACTCTTGGGTTCGTTTTCCTCTTGGGTGTTGGATTAGCCAATGCTGTGAGGGTAGCTAGATACTCGGGGTCCCAAGGAATTGGCAGTGGAGAAGGAAGGGGTGGTGGTGATGTGGATGGCATTGGCTCAGGGTCCGGGGCTGGGACGGGGTCTAGCCAGAGTAGTGCGAGTAGTGGTGCTAGCTCACGCagtggaggcggcggtggaggtggtgggagTAGCCAGTCTAGTGGAGCCGGAAATGGTCGAGGAGCAGGCCAGGGCTCAAGCTCTAGCACGTATAGTGATGGAATTAGTGGTGGCGGCTCTTCTAGCGCAGTTGGTGCTGGCCGTGGTGCTGGCCAAGGAAAAGCCGGAGGTGGTTATGGATCCAGTGGGCATGGATACGGCGGTGGCACTGGCTCCGGCTCTAGCTGGGCTACTAACGTCCTTGGTGGACCAACTCTAGCATCTGCCAACGCTGAAGGCCACGGTGGTGCCATGGGAACGGGAGAAAACGGTGGGAGCGGCGATGGCCAAGGCTTGGGATCTGGCAATGCTGATGCACACCCGTAA